A stretch of Besnoitia besnoiti strain Bb-Ger1 chromosome V, whole genome shotgun sequence DNA encodes these proteins:
- a CDS encoding hypothetical protein (encoded by transcript BESB_059990): MDSKSKTIVYEFLAKRPDICQNLRLHLQEQQSRDGASERVVDVARTLEVLQDVGVLSEVQNQLAAYMHSEQHPVPPKPSGQSTEMLREQGGSEMDIRQEQEETGAAIPSALRCDTGIAVAASSPAWADEDQPSCIPDIADTGTLPYLLCRFCDGHGFAEYEDQAQRAHSFFVVHVSFGNQRFRSRPVEVHRPVKLHGIGAKEGLPIGELELEIQLLPRREEAQLSLAAVESQLRHSDDDKHNALRQAMSVAESWWNAYKQMHHHFRHRLVKIFAKTEFGEHLPVNSFVCPLSPRVENCSSYALDSPFHCARFVATIETETRGSTNGALTDCGSGVWSSWHALFARGAGTVEDHATLLCSLLLGFSMDAWVAVGLLAEDLPYCWVITRDRCGDPKVATFWDACTGQRLASYDPAIAVRFASVHCVFNHTAFYACCSVIYSSDKLHYHFEGDESMWWKMPEAVFNSPHLKMEDNLRHMIENYRRSKLEGMETQWDDVMSTVLSLALSNYETERTIGVTFGDRPFRDIIKGLCQTYTFKACPLHFTTGEVSAYFGALLNHPVGRHILELPLGPVKSVYGLRCKIFKLPEDQISVWVILAVRHYPSC; encoded by the exons ATGGATTCTAAAAGCAAAACAATTGTTTACGAGTTTCTTGCAAAAAGGCCGGATATCTGCCAAAACCTCCGACTCCATCTCCAGGAGCAGCAAAGCCGCGATGGAGCTTCTGAGCGGGTGGTGGACGTTGCCAGAACACTCGAGGTTCTCCAG GATGTGGGAGTGCTCTCAGAAGTCCAGAACCAGCTTGCTGCATATATGCACTCGGAGCAGCATCCCGTTCCACCGAAGCCTTCTGGGCAATCAACAGAAATGCTGAGGGAGCAAGGTGGCTCGGAAATGGATATCCGTCAGGAGCAGGAGGAGACTGGTGCTGCTATTCCTTCCGCTCTACGATGTGACACCGGAATCGCAGTAGCGGCTTCTTCACCTGCATGGGCTGATGAAGACCAGCCCAGCTGCATACCTGACATCGCTGACACCGGCACCCTTCCCTATCTCCTTTGCCGCTTCTGCGATGGGCACGGCTTCGCCGAATATGAAGATCAAGCTCAACGCGCTCACTCATTCTTTGTGGTGCACGTATCGTTCGGAAACCAGCGATTCCGAAGTCGGCCTGTAGAG GTTCACAGACCGGTGAAGCTACATGGAATAGGCGCCAAAGAGGGACTGCCTATTGGAGAACTAGAATTGGAAATacagctgctgcctcgcagagaagaagcgcaacTGAGCCTCGCGGCAGTGGAATCCCAGCTCCGTCACAGCGACGATGACAA GCACAACGCCTTACGACAGGCCATGTCCGTCGCGGAGAGTTGGTGGAATGCATACAAGCAGATGCACCATCATTTTAGACACAGATTAGTCAAGATTTTCGCAAAAACCGAATTTGGAGAGCATCTCCCAGTAAACTCGTTTGTGTGCCCCCTGTCGCCCAGGGTTGAGAACTG CTCATCCTACGCTCTCGACAGCCCGTTCCACTGTGCCCGCTTCGTGGCGACAATTGAGACTGAGACGCGT GGGAGTACGAACGGGGCGTTGACCGACTGTGGCAGTGGCGTCTGGAGTAGTTGGCATGCCCTTTTTGCTCGAGGAGCTGGCACTGTCGAGGACCATGCCACCCTTCTCTGCTCGTTGCTCCTCGGTTTCTCTATGGATGCCTGGGTCGCAGTAG GCCTTTTGGCAGAGGACTTGCCGTACTGCTGGGTGATCACGAGGGACCGTTGCGGCGACCCGAAAGTCGCAACCTTCTGGGATGCTTGTACAGGCCAACGGCTGGCTTCGTACGATCCCGCCATCGCCGTTCGATTTGCCTCGGTTCACTGTGTGTTCAACCATACAGCATTCTACGCATGCTGCTCGGTCATTTACTCTTCCGATAAACTCCATTACCACTTTGAAGGAGACGAGTCGATGTGGTGGAAAATGCCCGAGGCGGTCTTCAACTCACCTCACCTAAAG ATGGAAGACAATCTCAGACATATGATCGAGAACTACCGTCGGTCCAAACTCGAAGGAATGGAAACGCAGTGGGACGATGTCATGTCCACAGTTTTGTCACTTGCACTGAGCAACTATGAGACTGAGCGTACAATTGGCGTAACGTTCGGCGACAGGCCGTTCCGCGACATCATCAAAGGCTTGTGCCAAACATACACTTTTAAG GCCTGTCCACTACATTTCACCACCGGCGAAGTGTCAGCCTACTTTGGCGCCCTCCTGAATCACCCTGTTGGGCGCCACATTCTCGAGTTGCCTTTGGGACCAGTGAAAAGTGTTTACGGGTTGCGGTGCAAAATATTCAAGCTTCCAGAAGACCAAATCTCCGTGTGGGTTATCTTGGCTGTTCGTCACTACCCAAGCTGCTAG